In Pleurocapsa sp. PCC 7319, the following are encoded in one genomic region:
- a CDS encoding FHA domain-containing protein, translated as MPPKADKLSQTIESLQLFVTRKAQEREDLADISRQLAQLNKTLSHKKLTLQIVSDKLQLAQAVFDLINNQRELKRFFQLKFDELPDIPEPNAPQESVSLKLRQNLNNATGLQQYVELSPHRKYLIGRSPKADIAINPQLYQGVSWQHAAVRSLVAAGKTQWHIDDCQSTNGTFVNGERVQDSQALSSGDVITLACPRAGINVAEFLFSIRVDNSDREENKEYWDIVDCDLLMVTVDSQQGLTPEVKEFIQKLDLTYISQLYLLVDTPDSKQEPEAAKIADTNLKTIDTWLKSLPKSKWEVVPLFLKPWYTEDLGEIDPRQQKKQERFAKILGNVVKRQPENILAKRITVKVVRAAEPIEPLLEEQQQELSEKLAQEQQELASLSQVNFKEVSKKAIAEATQNKDKFFKQIKLDIAQSKAALLDGYSKKSVVYQIQDFVDSLTPVIAKKNGQKIIRLNDDSSNSDDINTSLISFCTDSLEKWATEEWHKVSHVYCNGGLYGLLDRLEKKTKIIPQVLSESPFSTPNDINVQNNFLISFAGTNCETIHKQKSLGAYIMKQLRSQMMQIMMMLTLVLGFVGIKSSKSQMMQNLSGTFKQQPWLFGIFVCGIIFLLINSYNSENDLKLDEAEVKLKKDLSSYYQSFTKNLLDKVVQDITLNLELEDKQIADGLEIVSEAYSDRLVEIEKKQIQIQNNLDKYTAQQKSLITELSEFEKLKQM; from the coding sequence ATGCCACCGAAAGCGGATAAGTTAAGTCAAACTATAGAAAGTCTCCAGTTGTTTGTCACCAGAAAAGCCCAAGAACGGGAAGATCTTGCCGATATTTCCCGCCAACTGGCGCAATTAAATAAAACTTTAAGTCATAAAAAACTAACCCTCCAGATTGTCAGCGATAAGTTACAACTGGCTCAGGCGGTTTTCGATCTAATTAACAATCAAAGAGAACTGAAGCGGTTTTTTCAGCTTAAATTTGACGAGCTTCCCGACATTCCCGAACCAAATGCCCCCCAAGAATCTGTTAGCCTCAAGCTGAGACAAAACCTGAATAATGCTACTGGTTTGCAGCAGTATGTCGAACTTAGTCCCCACCGTAAATATCTTATTGGCAGATCTCCCAAGGCGGATATTGCGATTAATCCCCAACTATATCAGGGAGTATCTTGGCAACACGCAGCTGTGCGCTCTTTGGTAGCAGCAGGTAAGACTCAGTGGCATATTGACGACTGCCAGAGTACCAACGGGACTTTTGTGAATGGAGAGCGGGTACAAGACAGTCAAGCCCTCAGTTCTGGAGATGTTATTACTCTCGCCTGTCCCCGAGCGGGGATAAATGTGGCGGAATTTCTATTTTCTATCAGAGTAGACAATAGCGATCGCGAGGAAAACAAGGAATATTGGGATATTGTCGATTGCGACCTGTTGATGGTGACGGTAGACAGCCAGCAGGGATTGACTCCAGAGGTTAAGGAGTTTATTCAAAAGCTAGATCTAACTTATATTTCCCAACTCTATTTACTGGTAGATACTCCCGATAGCAAGCAAGAGCCAGAGGCAGCTAAGATTGCCGATACTAACCTTAAAACCATCGATACTTGGCTCAAAAGCCTACCAAAATCAAAATGGGAAGTAGTCCCCCTCTTTCTCAAGCCTTGGTATACCGAAGACTTAGGGGAAATTGACCCCAGACAGCAAAAAAAACAGGAACGCTTTGCTAAGATTTTAGGCAACGTCGTCAAACGGCAACCAGAGAATATCCTGGCAAAACGCATTACCGTCAAAGTTGTTCGTGCAGCTGAACCCATCGAACCCTTGCTGGAAGAGCAACAGCAGGAATTAAGTGAAAAACTGGCACAGGAACAACAAGAACTAGCCAGCTTATCCCAGGTTAACTTTAAAGAAGTTAGTAAAAAGGCGATCGCTGAAGCAACACAAAATAAAGATAAGTTTTTTAAGCAAATAAAATTAGATATTGCCCAATCTAAAGCAGCCTTACTTGATGGTTACAGTAAGAAAAGCGTCGTCTATCAAATCCAAGATTTTGTCGATAGCTTGACTCCCGTAATTGCTAAAAAAAATGGACAGAAGATCATTCGGCTAAATGATGATTCTTCTAATTCAGATGATATCAATACGAGCCTCATTAGTTTTTGTACCGATTCATTGGAAAAATGGGCAACAGAGGAATGGCATAAAGTTAGTCATGTTTACTGTAATGGGGGTTTATACGGTTTATTAGACAGATTAGAGAAAAAAACTAAAATCATTCCCCAAGTATTATCCGAATCTCCCTTTTCTACTCCCAATGATATTAATGTGCAAAATAATTTTCTGATTTCTTTTGCCGGGACTAATTGTGAAACTATCCACAAGCAGAAGTCTCTTGGTGCATACATTATGAAGCAACTTAGAAGTCAGATGATGCAGATAATGATGATGCTGACTCTGGTGCTGGGCTTTGTCGGTATTAAATCTAGTAAAAGTCAAATGATGCAAAACCTTTCAGGGACATTTAAGCAGCAACCTTGGCTGTTTGGGATATTTGTCTGTGGAATTATCTTTCTTTTGATCAACAGCTACAACAGCGAGAACGATCTAAAATTGGATGAAGCAGAAGTCAAACTGAAAAAAGACTTATCTAGTTACTATCAATCTTTTACCAAAAATCTACTAGATAAGGTAGTTCAAGATATCACCTTAAACCTTGAATTAGAAGATAAACAAATTGCTGATGGACTAGAAATTGTCAGCGAAGCCTATAGCGATCGCCTGGTAGAAATTGAAAAAAAACAAATTCAAATTCAGAACAATTTAGATAAATATACGGCGCAACAGAAAAGCTTGATCACAGAATTATCGGAATTTGAAAAACTCAAGCAAATGTAA